One Methylocystis sp. IM3 genomic region harbors:
- a CDS encoding acyltransferase family protein: MLNYPIVSIAIGATAAYILATLIATLLARMGFPLPPAERRIGCIDGLRGYLALSVLIGHFIRWIQITRLGETWSTPAPVHVFNQLGSGAVMLFFMITGLVFYPRILDGYRACSWPKIYISRVFRIIPLVTVSVAAVTLFISIKTGHRPDSSFPKAAAEWILALGEPDLLGYPDSWRLNAGVLWSLWYEWLFYLLLLPASAVAADLVRGRLPSWVLPAVLLLAGLSLQAFHLANLFLPFFAMGMLAYECQSREAIVRWLRTPLATMVAAGSLGIVMFFPTRYGLGAILFGIFFACIACGNSMWGLFKTRAALVLGECSFGIYLIHGILLALIFDKVSGLAEPLSIDLLPILLLAPAAACVALITAISYLLIERPSIHLGSRIANHWKGVWLRPLRPPHRLRPSGRAGSN, translated from the coding sequence ATGCTCAATTATCCCATTGTTTCGATCGCCATTGGCGCAACGGCCGCGTATATCCTTGCGACTCTAATTGCGACGCTCCTCGCGAGGATGGGCTTCCCGCTGCCGCCCGCAGAACGACGCATTGGTTGCATCGACGGGCTACGTGGCTACTTGGCGCTATCGGTGCTGATCGGCCACTTCATCCGGTGGATACAAATTACCCGGCTCGGAGAAACATGGTCTACTCCGGCGCCTGTTCATGTATTCAACCAACTCGGCTCTGGCGCGGTGATGCTTTTTTTTATGATTACCGGCCTTGTCTTCTACCCAAGAATTCTCGATGGCTATCGAGCGTGCTCGTGGCCGAAAATATACATTTCGCGCGTGTTCAGAATAATTCCCCTCGTAACCGTGTCAGTGGCCGCTGTCACGCTGTTTATCTCGATCAAAACCGGCCATAGGCCGGACAGCAGCTTTCCCAAAGCGGCGGCTGAATGGATCTTGGCCCTAGGTGAACCCGATTTACTTGGCTATCCGGATAGCTGGCGTCTTAATGCCGGTGTCCTCTGGTCACTTTGGTATGAGTGGCTCTTCTATCTGCTCCTGCTTCCAGCTTCCGCTGTGGCGGCGGATCTGGTTCGAGGCCGATTGCCGAGCTGGGTATTGCCGGCTGTGCTTTTGCTAGCGGGACTCTCACTGCAAGCATTCCATCTCGCAAACCTTTTCCTGCCGTTCTTCGCGATGGGTATGCTTGCCTACGAGTGTCAGAGTCGTGAAGCCATCGTACGATGGTTGCGTACGCCCCTCGCAACGATGGTTGCCGCTGGATCGCTCGGCATTGTGATGTTCTTCCCGACCAGATACGGATTGGGAGCGATTTTGTTTGGGATATTTTTCGCCTGCATTGCATGCGGCAACAGCATGTGGGGTCTTTTTAAAACGAGAGCAGCGCTGGTGCTCGGAGAATGCTCTTTTGGCATATATCTGATACACGGAATTCTATTAGCTCTGATATTTGATAAGGTCAGCGGGCTAGCTGAGCCGCTTTCTATTGATTTACTACCCATTCTCCTTCTGGCGCCAGCCGCGGCCTGTGTGGCGCTAATCACAGCCATCAGCTACCTTTTGATCGAGCGCCCTTCGATCCACCTGGGTAGCAGGATCGCAAACCACTGGAAGGGGGTTTGGCTACGTCCGCTAAGACCGCCTCATAGGTTACGCCCTAGCGGGCGGGCGGGGTCGAATTGA
- a CDS encoding ethanolamine ammonia-lyase subunit EutB — translation MYAIDLEGTRHSFPDLKSLLAKATPPRSGDSLAGVAAQSAVERIAAQMRLADLPLSTFLSEPIIPYEEDEVTRLIMDSHDRDAFAAVASFTVGEFRDWLLSDVATGEALAALSAGVTPEMAAAVSKISRNQDLIAITAKIRVVTRFRDTIGLPGTLSSRIQPNHPTDDPRGVLASVMDGLLLGSGDAVIGINPASDSPQRCLDLLKLLDELRETLDIPTQSCVLTHVTTTLDLINQGAPVDLVFQSIAGTEAANRSFGVDLANLREANEAARALQRGTLGDNVMYFETGQGSALSADAHHGCDQQTLEARAYAVARAFDPLLVNTVVGFIGPEYLFDGKEIIRAGLEDHFCGKLLGLPMGCDACYTNHADADQNDIDILLALLALAGVNYVMGVPGGDDIMLNYQSTSYHDVATMRRLMKLRPAPEFADWMARMHISGAAERQALPQPFERLLAKA, via the coding sequence ATGTATGCGATCGATTTGGAGGGAACACGCCATAGCTTCCCCGATTTGAAATCGCTTCTCGCCAAGGCGACGCCGCCCCGCTCGGGAGACAGCCTCGCCGGAGTCGCGGCGCAGAGCGCCGTCGAACGTATTGCAGCGCAAATGCGGCTCGCAGATCTGCCGTTGTCAACCTTCCTCTCGGAGCCAATCATCCCCTATGAGGAAGACGAGGTCACGCGGCTGATCATGGACTCGCACGACAGGGACGCCTTTGCCGCCGTCGCGAGCTTCACTGTCGGGGAATTCAGGGACTGGCTGCTTTCCGACGTAGCGACGGGCGAGGCTCTCGCGGCTCTTTCTGCGGGCGTCACGCCGGAAATGGCCGCCGCCGTCTCCAAGATTTCGCGCAATCAGGATCTGATCGCGATCACAGCCAAGATCAGGGTCGTCACGCGCTTCCGGGACACGATCGGACTGCCCGGCACCCTCTCGTCGCGCATACAGCCAAATCATCCGACCGACGATCCGAGGGGCGTTCTGGCGAGCGTCATGGACGGGTTGCTGCTCGGCAGCGGCGACGCGGTCATCGGGATCAATCCCGCCTCCGACAGTCCGCAACGCTGTCTCGATCTGCTGAAGCTTTTGGACGAACTGCGCGAAACGCTCGATATTCCGACCCAGTCCTGCGTCCTTACCCATGTCACGACGACGCTCGATCTCATCAACCAGGGCGCGCCTGTGGATCTCGTTTTCCAGTCGATCGCGGGGACCGAGGCGGCGAACAGAAGCTTTGGCGTCGACCTCGCTAATTTGCGCGAAGCAAACGAGGCCGCGCGCGCCTTGCAGCGCGGAACGCTCGGCGACAATGTCATGTATTTCGAGACCGGCCAGGGCAGCGCGCTATCGGCCGATGCGCATCATGGCTGCGATCAGCAGACGCTCGAAGCGCGCGCCTATGCCGTGGCCCGGGCCTTCGACCCGCTGCTCGTCAATACCGTTGTCGGATTCATCGGACCGGAATATCTCTTCGATGGAAAAGAGATCATTCGCGCCGGACTGGAAGATCACTTCTGCGGCAAGCTGCTCGGCCTACCCATGGGCTGCGACGCCTGCTACACGAATCATGCCGACGCCGATCAAAACGACATCGACATCCTCCTCGCGCTACTCGCCCTTGCTGGCGTGAATTACGTCATGGGCGTGCCCGGCGGCGACGATATAATGCTGAATTACCAGAGCACCTCCTATCACGACGTCGCGACAATGCGCCGCCTGATGAAGCTGCGGCCGGCGCCGGAATTCGCAGACTGGATGGCGCGAATGCACATCTCCGGCGCCGCAGAGCGACAAGCCCTTCCCCAGCCTTTCGAGCGCCTGCTGGCCAAGGCCTGA
- a CDS encoding RHE_PE00001 family protein, protein MIYNISNAVAVERLAGPFEKASDALARLDERLRASPLAEAYIIRAHFQDACAALWRQGEFVQIEDLVLRDAGMDVRAPTHELVRAERVLSARRRIASQPPAWALTESGIDALRGLQTSRSRDLDHKTDREDDGCDEAVDEGAFYEDEYALAAVFDEIDAVIARTSATTNAAKCPRRDDSGLVYDEDWDEDRLLAQWRAALDETETMPPLIAAALAYDAWETIEPLQHQGWLGALLAGAVLRARGKTRHHLASLYVGFRHMRGRRSRLQDLTTRLVGFAEAAETTAALGMKEIERLALSRELLMRKCAGRRKNSKLPQLVDLCLRLPIISAPLAAKELGVSQQAAATMIDEVSSNLRELTERRRYRCWAII, encoded by the coding sequence ATGATTTACAATATTTCCAACGCCGTTGCGGTCGAGCGTCTGGCCGGGCCTTTCGAGAAAGCGTCCGATGCGCTCGCCCGCCTCGATGAGCGATTGCGCGCAAGTCCTCTTGCTGAAGCCTATATCATTCGCGCGCATTTCCAGGACGCCTGCGCGGCGTTGTGGAGGCAGGGCGAGTTCGTCCAGATCGAGGATTTGGTGCTGCGAGACGCCGGCATGGACGTTAGGGCGCCGACTCATGAACTTGTGCGGGCGGAGCGGGTGCTTTCGGCCCGGCGCCGCATCGCCAGCCAGCCGCCGGCATGGGCGCTGACCGAGTCGGGGATCGACGCGTTACGAGGCTTGCAAACATCCCGCTCGCGTGATCTCGACCACAAAACCGATCGTGAAGACGATGGCTGTGACGAAGCCGTGGACGAAGGGGCCTTTTACGAAGACGAATATGCATTGGCCGCAGTGTTCGACGAAATCGACGCCGTGATCGCGCGTACGTCGGCCACAACAAACGCGGCCAAATGCCCCAGGCGGGACGATTCTGGCCTCGTCTACGACGAGGATTGGGACGAGGACCGACTGCTTGCCCAGTGGCGAGCCGCGCTCGACGAAACGGAGACGATGCCGCCGCTCATCGCCGCGGCCCTTGCCTATGACGCATGGGAGACGATTGAGCCGCTGCAACATCAGGGCTGGCTCGGCGCCTTGCTTGCCGGGGCCGTTCTGCGCGCGCGGGGCAAGACGCGACATCATCTCGCTTCGCTCTATGTGGGCTTTCGGCACATGCGGGGCCGGCGGTCCAGATTGCAGGATTTGACGACCCGCCTTGTCGGATTTGCGGAGGCGGCCGAAACGACCGCCGCCTTGGGCATGAAGGAAATAGAGCGACTGGCCCTTTCGCGTGAGCTGCTGATGCGGAAATGCGCGGGCAGGAGGAAGAATTCCAAACTCCCTCAACTTGTCGATTTGTGCCTGCGCTTGCCAATCATCAGCGCGCCGCTCGCCGCGAAGGAATTGGGCGTCTCCCAGCAGGCAGCGGCCACGATGATCGACGAAGTCTCCTCCAACCTCCGAGAGCTGACCGAGCGGCGGCGTTACCGTTGCTGGGCCATCATCTAA
- a CDS encoding sensor histidine kinase yields MMIKTQDRPPAPASHLIERLRAEQFSHIARHTPGVMLANICNASVFVAASWDRPYRLLALSWGAPVVAVASFVYLRRKMKRSHKPAPSASDRGIRRAIAYAAALGTCWGALPLLFLNDASVGGKLLIACLCSGMLGGGAFVLASIPPAAIAFSGPIAAGSFLALLLGGDKDYLLTLVVLLVYSLVLLRAVTNYAEGIERRIKTQIEAEAKASERLDRLHASGLHALGGMASGVAHEIAQPLAAASAYVETSKRLLERPDAEARPLLERSLRAASEQIDHVGEIVARLRRFLLEGKPSLTYVGLQALIEEACRVNASFLGDADVDVRLNLRARRDAVRADRVQIMQVLSNLLRNAVDATAGLPQRHIVITCREEADCIRTDVADSGTGVAEGVRESLFEPFMTTKPKGMGVGLAMSRTIIEAHGGKIWMEPNASGGATFSFLLPCDLQSESEEAERTPA; encoded by the coding sequence ATGATGATCAAAACACAGGATCGCCCGCCCGCGCCCGCTTCCCATCTGATCGAGCGGCTCCGGGCCGAGCAGTTTTCTCACATAGCCCGGCATACTCCCGGCGTGATGCTCGCCAACATTTGTAACGCGTCCGTCTTCGTGGCCGCGTCCTGGGATCGTCCATATCGTTTGCTTGCATTGTCCTGGGGCGCGCCCGTCGTCGCCGTCGCCTCGTTCGTCTACTTGCGACGAAAAATGAAGCGGAGCCATAAGCCGGCGCCCTCCGCCTCCGACCGCGGCATCCGCCGGGCAATTGCCTATGCCGCCGCGCTCGGGACTTGCTGGGGAGCGCTGCCTCTGCTGTTCCTAAATGACGCGAGCGTCGGCGGGAAACTGCTGATCGCCTGCCTGTGTTCCGGAATGTTGGGCGGCGGCGCTTTCGTCCTGGCAAGCATACCGCCTGCCGCGATCGCCTTTTCCGGCCCGATCGCGGCTGGGTCGTTCCTTGCTTTGCTGCTCGGCGGCGACAAGGATTACCTGCTCACCCTCGTCGTGCTTCTGGTTTACAGCCTGGTCCTGTTACGGGCCGTCACGAATTATGCGGAAGGGATCGAGCGTCGGATCAAGACACAAATCGAAGCGGAGGCGAAAGCCAGCGAACGGCTCGACCGGCTTCATGCGTCCGGCCTGCACGCGCTCGGCGGCATGGCGAGCGGCGTGGCGCATGAAATCGCCCAGCCCCTCGCGGCGGCCTCTGCTTACGTGGAAACCTCGAAACGATTGCTGGAAAGGCCCGATGCCGAGGCCCGGCCTCTCCTCGAACGCAGCCTCAGGGCCGCAAGCGAACAAATCGACCACGTTGGCGAGATCGTCGCCCGCTTGCGCCGTTTCCTGTTGGAAGGAAAGCCTTCCCTCACATACGTCGGATTGCAAGCGCTGATCGAAGAGGCGTGTCGCGTCAATGCGTCGTTCCTGGGAGACGCGGATGTGGACGTGCGACTGAACCTTCGCGCCAGGCGCGACGCTGTTCGCGCGGACCGCGTCCAGATCATGCAGGTCCTTTCGAACCTGCTTCGAAACGCGGTCGACGCTACGGCGGGACTTCCGCAGCGCCATATCGTGATTACATGCAGAGAAGAAGCCGACTGCATTCGAACCGATGTGGCCGACTCTGGAACCGGCGTCGCGGAAGGCGTGAGAGAAAGTTTGTTCGAGCCCTTCATGACGACAAAGCCGAAGGGGATGGGCGTGGGTCTGGCGATGAGTCGGACGATCATAGAGGCCCATGGAGGAAAAATCTGGATGGAGCCCAACGCATCCGGCGGAGCGACTTTCAGTTTTCTGCTGCCCTGCGACCTCCAAAGCGAAAGCGAGGAAGCGGAAAGGACTCCGGCGTGA
- a CDS encoding DCC1-like thiol-disulfide oxidoreductase family protein, with translation MTGDKGADGDRPQLLYDGQCPVCSQYCTLLRTGPGGLDLIDARTRPALLDEVQSLGLDIDEGVVLKIGDKLYAGAAAINAVAEFSDSASWLGRLNRWIFKSRFRADLLYPALRNGRGLLLKLLRRPKINEVGPGVE, from the coding sequence ATGACCGGTGACAAGGGCGCGGATGGGGATCGGCCACAATTATTGTACGATGGCCAGTGTCCTGTTTGCAGCCAGTACTGCACACTGCTTCGCACCGGGCCCGGCGGACTTGATTTGATCGACGCTCGCACACGCCCCGCGCTCCTCGACGAGGTTCAGTCCCTTGGCCTCGATATCGACGAGGGCGTCGTTTTGAAAATTGGCGACAAATTATACGCCGGCGCGGCAGCCATCAACGCGGTGGCCGAGTTCTCCGACAGCGCGTCCTGGCTGGGCCGGCTCAACCGCTGGATTTTCAAGTCGAGATTCAGAGCCGATCTATTATACCCGGCGCTTCGAAACGGACGTGGGTTGCTCCTTAAGTTGCTGAGACGCCCGAAGATCAACGAGGTCGGTCCCGGAGTCGAATAG
- a CDS encoding GcvT family protein, with translation MSDLPGSAQVIVVGGGIVGCSVAYHLARRGVEVLLLERGQLTCGSTWHAAGLVGQLRSSANITRLLGYSVELYDKLEAETGLATGWKRNGGLRLACNADRWIEVKRQATTGRSFGLEMHLLGPEEAQALWPLMSIGDVVGAAFLPADGQANPSDITQALAKGARLAGAKLMETIAVEDVIVENGRVMGVKTSRGAIGCEKAVLCCGLWTARLGARAGACVPLAPVRHQYIVTERIDGVTSDLPTLRDPDRLTYYKEEVGGLVMGGYEPNPIPWSETHVPEDFAFRLLEDDWDHFEPIMTLALGRVPALAEAGVKQMVNGLESFTPDGNWMIGETPEVRNLFVGAGFNAFGIASAGGAGMALAEWVADGEPPFDLWAVDIRRFGAHHKDNDWVRARTLEAYARHYSIAWPSEEYSSGRPLRRSPLYDQLKKAGACFGEKMGFERPNWFADLAAGEAPEDSYSFSRPGWFDAVAREHRACRSAAALFDETSFAKALLVGRDAEAALSWIAANNVARAPGSVIYTQMLNHKGGIECDLTVTRLDQNRYYIVTGTGFATHDFSWIRRAIPEDMDATLIDVTSARATLALMGPRARDILQSCCADDLSNAAFPFLTAREVHVAGAPVMAIRVTYVGELGWELHIPVEYAVTVYERLMEVGVPFGLANAGYRAIETLRLEKGYRAWGADIGPDHTPFMAGLGSMVKMKSGQPFLGRDALEKAATAPPPRLLVGFCVDDPAVALLGRETIYRDGERVGWLSSAGFGHWLGKAIGYGYIRLDGGVTPALAASGAYELDVAGLRIPATLSLAPFYDPGGLTPRA, from the coding sequence ATGAGCGATCTGCCCGGCAGCGCGCAGGTGATTGTTGTCGGCGGCGGCATTGTCGGTTGCTCGGTCGCCTATCATTTGGCGAGGCGCGGGGTCGAGGTCCTGCTGCTCGAACGGGGCCAATTGACATGCGGCTCGACATGGCACGCGGCGGGGCTTGTCGGCCAGTTGCGCTCCAGCGCGAATATCACACGACTGCTCGGCTATTCGGTGGAGCTTTACGATAAGCTCGAAGCCGAGACGGGGCTGGCGACGGGTTGGAAGCGCAATGGCGGCCTGCGCCTCGCCTGCAACGCCGATCGATGGATCGAGGTGAAACGGCAGGCGACGACGGGCCGGAGTTTCGGCCTTGAAATGCACCTTCTCGGACCGGAAGAGGCGCAGGCGCTCTGGCCGCTCATGTCAATCGGCGATGTCGTGGGGGCGGCTTTCCTGCCCGCGGACGGGCAAGCCAATCCCTCGGACATAACGCAGGCGCTCGCCAAAGGCGCGCGCCTGGCTGGCGCGAAGTTGATGGAGACGATCGCGGTCGAGGATGTCATTGTCGAGAACGGGCGCGTGATGGGAGTGAAGACATCGCGCGGCGCAATAGGCTGCGAGAAGGCTGTTCTCTGTTGCGGCCTGTGGACGGCGCGGCTCGGCGCGCGCGCCGGCGCCTGCGTCCCGCTCGCGCCCGTGCGCCATCAATATATCGTCACCGAGCGCATCGACGGCGTGACGTCCGATCTGCCGACGCTGCGCGATCCGGATCGCCTGACCTACTACAAGGAGGAAGTTGGCGGGCTCGTGATGGGCGGCTACGAGCCGAACCCCATTCCCTGGAGTGAAACACATGTGCCGGAGGATTTCGCCTTTCGCCTGCTCGAGGACGACTGGGACCATTTCGAGCCGATCATGACGCTTGCGCTCGGGCGGGTTCCGGCGCTCGCGGAGGCCGGCGTCAAGCAGATGGTCAATGGTCTCGAAAGCTTTACGCCCGACGGGAACTGGATGATCGGCGAGACGCCCGAGGTGCGCAATCTCTTCGTCGGCGCGGGCTTCAACGCCTTCGGCATTGCCTCGGCCGGCGGCGCCGGCATGGCGCTCGCGGAATGGGTTGCCGACGGCGAGCCGCCCTTCGATCTATGGGCTGTGGACATTCGACGCTTCGGCGCACATCACAAGGACAATGACTGGGTGCGGGCACGTACGCTCGAAGCCTATGCGCGTCATTATTCCATCGCCTGGCCGTCGGAGGAATATTCTTCCGGCCGGCCGCTGCGCCGTTCGCCGCTTTACGATCAATTGAAGAAAGCCGGCGCCTGTTTCGGCGAGAAGATGGGTTTCGAACGGCCGAACTGGTTCGCCGACCTTGCGGCCGGCGAAGCGCCCGAGGACAGTTATTCTTTCTCGCGGCCCGGCTGGTTCGATGCTGTAGCGCGCGAGCATCGCGCCTGCCGCTCGGCGGCGGCGCTGTTCGATGAGACGAGCTTCGCCAAGGCGCTCCTTGTCGGGCGCGACGCGGAGGCGGCCTTGTCCTGGATCGCGGCGAATAATGTCGCGCGGGCGCCGGGCAGCGTGATCTATACGCAAATGCTGAACCACAAGGGCGGCATCGAATGCGATCTGACCGTCACGCGTCTCGACCAGAACCGTTATTACATCGTCACCGGCACGGGCTTCGCGACGCATGATTTCAGCTGGATCAGGCGCGCCATTCCCGAGGATATGGACGCGACGCTCATCGACGTGACTTCGGCGCGCGCAACGCTGGCGCTCATGGGGCCGCGCGCACGCGACATTCTGCAATCCTGTTGCGCGGATGATCTCTCCAACGCGGCCTTTCCCTTCCTCACGGCGCGTGAAGTTCATGTCGCCGGCGCGCCAGTGATGGCGATCCGTGTGACCTATGTGGGAGAACTCGGCTGGGAGTTGCACATCCCCGTCGAATACGCCGTGACTGTCTATGAACGGCTGATGGAGGTGGGCGTTCCTTTCGGTCTCGCCAATGCCGGCTATCGCGCGATCGAAACGCTGAGACTCGAAAAAGGCTATCGCGCCTGGGGCGCCGATATCGGCCCAGATCATACGCCTTTCATGGCGGGTCTGGGCTCAATGGTGAAAATGAAATCCGGGCAACCCTTCCTGGGGCGTGACGCGCTCGAGAAAGCCGCCACCGCGCCGCCGCCGCGCTTGCTCGTGGGCTTCTGCGTCGACGACCCTGCTGTCGCGCTGCTTGGCCGCGAGACCATTTACCGAGATGGCGAGCGGGTGGGTTGGCTTTCGAGCGCGGGCTTTGGCCATTGGCTCGGAAAAGCGATCGGCTATGGCTATATCCGGCTCGACGGCGGCGTGACGCCGGCGCTTGCGGCTTCTGGCGCCTATGAACTCGACGTCGCCGGCCTGCGTATTCCGGCGACGCTATCGCTGGCGCCGTTCTACGATCCGGGCGGACTCACGCCTCGGGCGTGA
- a CDS encoding choline kinase family protein: MTADTSDPETLIRALPIWGGPIDIEPLHGGITNRNYIVSEKGRRVVVRYGHDIPEHGVMRFNEFAAAKAAAMAGVSPGVLYASAPFLVMELVAGRSYRAEDVRRNLHGCVALMKRVHREVAACLHGPTLCFNVFHVIRNYARILAGDHSRKESGLPGYLRACETLERAVGPIDLVFGHNDLLAANFIEDDARLWLVDWDYAGWTTPLFDLGGLSSNNGLDRRENDAMLSEYFEKPASDALWRGFQAMVCASLLRESMWSMVSETRSTIAFDYVSYTEENLERFERAFAAFEEMERS, translated from the coding sequence ATGACCGCCGATACTTCGGATCCGGAGACTCTAATACGCGCCCTTCCCATCTGGGGCGGTCCGATCGACATTGAACCTTTGCACGGCGGAATCACGAACAGGAACTATATCGTTTCGGAAAAGGGGCGTCGCGTGGTCGTGCGCTACGGGCACGACATCCCCGAGCATGGCGTCATGCGCTTCAATGAATTCGCCGCAGCGAAAGCCGCCGCCATGGCGGGCGTTTCGCCAGGGGTGCTCTACGCTTCGGCGCCCTTTCTCGTGATGGAGTTAGTTGCGGGTCGAAGCTACCGCGCGGAGGACGTGCGCAGGAATCTCCATGGCTGCGTCGCATTGATGAAGCGCGTCCACCGGGAGGTCGCCGCCTGTCTTCACGGACCGACGCTGTGCTTCAACGTCTTCCACGTCATTCGCAATTACGCTCGCATTCTGGCCGGGGACCATAGCCGCAAGGAAAGCGGGCTTCCCGGCTATCTGCGCGCCTGCGAGACGCTGGAGCGGGCCGTGGGGCCAATCGACCTCGTCTTTGGACACAACGACCTCCTCGCCGCGAATTTCATCGAAGACGATGCGCGGCTGTGGCTCGTCGACTGGGATTACGCTGGCTGGACTACGCCGCTCTTCGACCTCGGCGGCCTGTCGTCGAACAATGGTTTGGACCGGCGTGAGAATGACGCCATGCTATCCGAATATTTTGAGAAACCCGCGAGTGACGCGCTCTGGCGCGGCTTTCAGGCGATGGTCTGCGCCTCTCTCTTGCGGGAATCCATGTGGAGCATGGTGTCCGAGACGAGATCGACGATCGCCTTCGATTATGTTTCATACACAGAAGAAAATCTGGAGCGTTTCGAGCGGGCTTTCGCCGCTTTCGAGGAAATGGAGCGGTCATGA
- a CDS encoding L,D-transpeptidase family protein: MARRRSPGFAADALLAATVSIILLTGEQKASALDFFALFDREQPRREAVETPTHIQKAPAKAAKVARRPAPKAAAPSAERVVKAESGAKRDLPLFGVVSISDQRISIYNHNGLVTRSPVSTGMEGHATPRGIFTIIGRERYHQSNIYSGAPMPFMQRITWSGIAMHVGVVPGHPASHGCVRLPADFAARLWGMTKIGERIVISPDDVSPTPFAHASLPGAKIYVASGPAMQAPVYGPPESGEDGASPVARLNPLQYAERLKGQAAADAAAASKALREASAAAKAAQDEAAAAARELAAAESAEAAAQLKADDADEAYLSATARAHALQEEASLGSMTDDASRRNRFANAMEAAVKARVAAATLKIDLAKTSIEARRRHETARSGMSASQAQLSKALAQLGGATASSEAAAKAEAAARRRLAPVSVLFSKKDQRVYVRQGLSPLFEAPIAVRDPDRPLGSHLFIATAANDDATSLKWSVLSMSGPLLDPAEALERIEMSDEIRARIGERLWTGGSMIVSDQSPSGETGAIGTDLTVKLR, from the coding sequence ATGGCCCGTCGCCGTTCTCCCGGATTCGCCGCTGACGCGCTCCTCGCGGCGACCGTCTCGATCATTCTTCTAACCGGTGAGCAGAAAGCGTCGGCGCTCGATTTCTTCGCCCTGTTCGACAGGGAGCAGCCGAGACGCGAAGCGGTCGAAACGCCCACGCACATCCAGAAGGCCCCTGCGAAGGCCGCGAAGGTCGCGCGCCGCCCTGCGCCCAAGGCCGCGGCGCCGTCGGCCGAGCGGGTAGTCAAGGCCGAGAGCGGCGCGAAGCGGGATTTGCCGCTGTTCGGCGTGGTGTCGATCTCGGATCAGCGCATCTCCATTTATAATCACAATGGTCTGGTGACCCGTTCGCCTGTCTCGACCGGAATGGAGGGACACGCCACGCCGAGGGGAATTTTCACCATCATCGGCCGCGAAAGATATCACCAGTCGAACATCTATTCGGGCGCGCCGATGCCCTTCATGCAGCGGATCACCTGGTCGGGCATTGCGATGCATGTCGGCGTCGTTCCGGGGCATCCGGCGTCTCATGGCTGCGTGCGGCTCCCTGCCGATTTCGCGGCGAGACTCTGGGGCATGACCAAAATCGGCGAGAGGATCGTCATCTCTCCGGACGACGTCTCGCCGACGCCTTTTGCGCACGCCTCGCTGCCCGGTGCGAAAATCTATGTCGCATCCGGCCCCGCCATGCAGGCGCCTGTTTACGGGCCGCCCGAGTCCGGGGAAGACGGGGCGTCGCCCGTCGCGCGGCTGAATCCCTTGCAGTATGCGGAGCGTCTCAAGGGACAGGCCGCCGCCGATGCGGCGGCCGCCTCGAAGGCTTTGAGAGAGGCGTCTGCTGCGGCGAAAGCGGCGCAGGACGAGGCTGCGGCCGCCGCCCGGGAATTGGCGGCGGCGGAATCCGCCGAGGCGGCCGCTCAGCTCAAGGCGGACGACGCGGACGAGGCTTATCTTTCCGCAACGGCCAGGGCCCATGCCCTGCAAGAGGAGGCGTCCCTCGGCTCCATGACGGACGACGCCTCTCGCAGAAACAGGTTCGCAAATGCCATGGAAGCGGCAGTGAAGGCGCGGGTCGCCGCGGCGACGCTGAAAATTGATCTTGCAAAGACCTCGATCGAAGCGAGACGCAGACACGAGACGGCGCGGTCTGGAATGAGCGCCAGCCAGGCCCAATTGTCGAAAGCTTTAGCTCAGCTGGGCGGCGCGACGGCTTCTTCCGAAGCAGCCGCCAAGGCGGAAGCGGCGGCGCGGCGGCGGCTTGCGCCCGTGTCCGTGCTGTTCAGCAAGAAGGATCAGCGGGTCTATGTCCGGCAGGGGCTTTCGCCTTTGTTCGAGGCGCCGATCGCCGTGCGGGATCCCGACAGACCGCTTGGCTCGCATCTTTTCATCGCCACCGCGGCCAATGACGATGCGACCTCGCTGAAGTGGTCGGTCCTGTCTATGTCTGGCCCCCTCCTCGACCCGGCGGAGGCTCTCGAGCGCATCGAAATGTCCGACGAAATTCGGGCGCGCATCGGCGAGAGATTATGGACCGGTGGGTCCATGATCGTCTCCGATCAGTCTCCAAGCGGCGAAACCGGAGCAATCGGCACGGATCTGACTGTGAAGCTGCGCTGA